A genomic stretch from Aedes albopictus strain Foshan chromosome 2, AalbF5, whole genome shotgun sequence includes:
- the LOC134287666 gene encoding uncharacterized protein LOC134287666, whose product MATKPKSEPNKFIELKKTIAGLHKDIAFLKKCIEYRLTPVSHKVKVKTATNPNIVKTLEQTLIKESIKKLHSKINMKTLECYSLHLKLAKDYPESFPNFLTKVKVAEFCESERKRKLLDKKLKALKMQNPKFTCSSTQPQNTTQELTGLVVNRSSEQFTEEQLTLLNKGLNYAVHSKPDSTQTIIDIETAINTNNLQTPQIQEIRTQTANTIQNTQQNKLNKEHLKEQRIIKELNQKPVFYLKADKGNKTVIMNKEDYDEIMNNKIQNGPYRKQRTDPLPGLVRRVDKTLKESTPVLGSVIKSLKESNPSLPRIKGLPKVHKPGNEMREIVSAIGSPTHKIAKYLVQEFQNMPKKFHSRSVKNSEQFTELVQNLSVNDDEILVSFDVKSLFPSIPVKEAINLLEDWLLNQYEDSNSDWIKKVRTYIKLTKLCMEENYFSFRNETYKQLNGAPMGNPLSPFLSEIFMANLEKRLENNKQLPEVWWRYVDDVFSIVKKHLLPEILNNINNAHKNIEFTCEIEQNNQLPFVDILIVKQESTLSFEIYRKPTHTQRTIPNSSNHSHQHKIASCNHMIHRMQTLPLSETGKTKELNYIFETAQLNGHTKQTIQQIINKKTQQQYRRSLTTLTRTEPTLKRITVNYNNDTKKLRPILRKFGFELVFTSKANQLQTLLGSTKDPLDNLTKSGVYKVTCNHCDKIYIGQTKHTLNTRFKEHITEVSKAHKDTDKGLIHHFKSKVAEHIFNEGHFMNTSNIKLLRHITNPWKLDVAESLEIYKQNNKKLLNKDQGNGYTWLFKFLPNTHKTLHNTQNTN is encoded by the coding sequence atggcaaccaagccaaagtcagagccgaataagttcatcgagttgaagaagaccatcgcaggattacacaaggatatcgcgtttctcaagaagtgtatagagtacaggcttactcccgtaagtcacaaggtaaaagttaaaacagccacaaaccccaacatagtaaagacacttgaacaaacactcatcaaagaaagcatcaaaaaactacacagcaagatcaacatgaaaactttggaatgttattctctccatttaaagttagcgaaagattatcctgaatctttccctaattttctaacaaaagtaaaagttgcagaattttgtgaatcagaaagaaaaaggaaattactagataaaaaacttaaagcattaaagatgcaaaatccgaagtttacatgttcttctacacaaccacaaaacacaacacaagaactaactgggttagtggtcaatcgctcttccgaacagttcacggaagaacagttgacccttctcaacaaaggtcttaactacgcagtacactctaaaccagattcaacacaaaccataatcgacattgaaacagctatcaacacgaacaatttacagacaccacagattcaagaaatcagaacacaaacagctaacactattcaaaacacacaacaaaacaaattgaacaaagaacacctgaaagaacaacgaataatcaaagaacttaaccagaaaccagttttctatctgaaagctgacaaaggaaacaaaacagtaatcatgaacaaagaggactatgatgaaataatgaataacaaaattcaaaatggaccttaccgaaaacaacgtactgatcctcttccaggattagtaagacgtgttgacaaaactctcaaagagtctacaccagttttaggaagcgtcattaaaagcctgaaagaatctaacccttcattgccaagaataaaaggacttcccaaagttcataaacctggaaatgaaatgcgtgaaattgtttcagccattggttcacctacacacaaaattgccaaatatttagtacaagaattccaaaacatgcctaaaaaatttcacagtagatctgtcaagaattccgaacaattcacagaactagtacagaatttatccgttaacgacgatgaaattttagtttcattcgacgttaaatcactatttccaagcattccagttaaagaggccattaacctactagaagattggcttctgaaccaatatgaagattcaaattcagattggattaagaaagttcgtacatacatcaaattaaccaaactttgtatggaagaaaattatttttcgttcagaaatgaaacctacaaacaacttaatggtgcccccatgggcaatccactttctccatttttaagtgaaatttttatggcaaatttggaaaaacgcttagaaaacaacaaacagcttcctgaagtctggtggagatacgttgacgacgtgtttagcattgttaagaaacatcttttacctgaaatcttgaacaatatcaataatgcacacaaaaacatcgaattcacttgtgaaattgaacagaacaaccaactaccatttgtggacatactcatcgtaaaacaagaatcaacactttccttcgaaatttacagaaaaccgacacacactcaacgcactattccaaattcatcaaatcactcacatcaacacaaaattgcatcctgcaatcacatgatacaccgaatgcagacacttccacttagtgaaacaggaaaaacgaaagaacttaattacattttcgaaacagcacagttgaacggtcacacaaaacaaacaatacaacagatcatcaacaaaaagacacaacaacaatacagacgttctttgactacactgacacggacagaacctacacttaaacggataactgtgaactacaacaatgacaccaaaaaactccgaccaattctcagaaagtttggttttgaattagttttcacaagcaaagctaaccaacttcaaactctcttaggatctacgaaagacccgttggacaacttaacaaaatctggtgtttacaaagtaacatgtaatcactgtgacaaaatatacataggacaaacaaaacacacactcaacacacgattcaaagaacacataacggaagtatcaaaagcacacaaagacacagacaagggactcattcatcattttaaatctaaagttgctgaacatattttcaatgaaggacattttatgaatacttcaaatattaaactcttacgacacattacaaacccatggaaacttgatgttgcagaaagtttagaaatttacaaacaaaacaataaaaaactacttaacaaggatcagggcaatgggtacacgtggctgtttaaatttttacctaacacacacaaaacattacacaatacacaaaacacaaattga